The nucleotide sequence CTCGCGTGGACAAGACCTTCTAATTTTTGGGTGGGCTCATGTACATGGTCTAAAAATACACTCttcaacatgaatattatttttcgaaTGGCTGCGTTTGATTATTTTATGCACCTGCAGTTTAAATTTGGACTATGCGAGAAAAtgcaaggaaataaaataattgtATAAAATATAGCAAAATATCATCAAAAGGTCCCAAATTTGTACATTGTACTTGAAACAATATGTTTAGCCCACAGGAAAAAATTGGaaccaaaaaaccaaaaaaaaaaaaaatctttgccgactgccgtggggaggcagtcggcaaaggatttgccgactgtatgcagtcggtaaagcctttgccgactgccgcttTACGGCAGTCGGGAAAGGCTCTgttgttttaaaaaaataaaaaaaggaaggGATAACCCTATCCACTCACACCCCCGCGACCCGCGCGCCCGCCCCCGCGACCCCCGCCttcaccgcgccgccgccggcccccgCCGCCCCGCGTGGCCGCGCGCCCGCCCTGCGCCGCCCCGCCGCGGCCGGCCGCGGCCAGATCCGCCGCGCCCCGGCGCCCGCGCGCGCCGCATTCACGCTGCCCACAGCCCCGCCACCCCCAGGCCGCGCCGCCCGCCACACCCCCGACCCCACCGCCCGCTAGCGCGCCGACCGCGACCCCTTGCCCGAGCAGCCGCCCGGCCGCCCCCGCGACGCCGCAGCGGTGACCAACCCTGCGGCCCCGGACGCGCGACC is from Miscanthus floridulus cultivar M001 chromosome 7, ASM1932011v1, whole genome shotgun sequence and encodes:
- the LOC136465668 gene encoding uncharacterized protein, translated to MDAREGGSGRAQGGRGRGRAACRPWLATAGRCSAQRALLLTAAAPAVRAAGAAWRDAAGRWQRACGRARAVGDLPRSRVRGRRVGHRCGVAGAAGRLLGQGVAVGALAGGGVGGVAGGAAWGWRGCGQRECGARGRRGAADLAAAGRGGAAQGGRAATRGGGGRRRRGEGGGRGGGRAGRGGVSG